One part of the Thiomicrospira cyclica ALM1 genome encodes these proteins:
- the ribF gene encoding bifunctional riboflavin kinase/FAD synthetase codes for MRLIRGLHNINQFTADFAKGSVITIGNFDGVHLGHQRVLAQVKQQAEALGLPSVAMVFEPFPIEYFRPEQAPVRLMNLREKAHALAGVGIDYLLCVSFNRSFAVLTAIDFVDQVLHKQLHAKHLVIGDDFKFGYQRQGDFAFLRQRGVQMGFSVSAMPTFNLDGARVSSTRVRQVLAKPDLSEVARLMGQGFRFEGRVIHGQKLGRTLGFPTLNLNPKRLQMPVNGVFAVSVAGLADQPWPGVANIGLRPTVQGQRPSIEVHLFDWKKMVYGAHVEVRLEAFIRPEMTFSGLPALQAQIVQDAEQARALLTHSYHSNFEKP; via the coding sequence TATTACTATTGGTAATTTTGATGGGGTACACTTGGGACATCAGCGTGTCTTAGCTCAGGTAAAGCAACAGGCGGAAGCTCTAGGTTTGCCAAGTGTAGCGATGGTTTTTGAACCCTTTCCTATCGAGTACTTTCGCCCTGAGCAGGCACCGGTTCGGTTGATGAATTTGCGTGAAAAAGCACATGCTTTGGCCGGCGTTGGTATTGATTATTTGCTTTGTGTTAGCTTTAATCGGTCCTTTGCTGTTTTAACAGCAATTGATTTTGTGGATCAGGTATTGCACAAACAATTACATGCTAAGCATTTGGTGATCGGAGACGATTTTAAATTTGGTTACCAGCGGCAGGGCGATTTTGCATTTTTGCGTCAAAGAGGAGTGCAAATGGGGTTCAGTGTCAGCGCGATGCCAACCTTTAATCTTGACGGCGCACGCGTCAGTAGTACACGAGTACGCCAGGTGCTAGCGAAGCCGGATTTATCTGAAGTCGCGCGATTAATGGGTCAGGGATTTCGGTTTGAAGGCCGGGTAATTCATGGTCAAAAACTCGGACGTACATTGGGTTTTCCGACTTTAAATTTGAACCCCAAACGTTTGCAAATGCCGGTAAATGGGGTTTTTGCGGTTAGCGTTGCAGGCCTAGCAGACCAGCCTTGGCCTGGTGTCGCAAATATTGGGCTGCGTCCGACTGTTCAGGGTCAAAGACCATCGATTGAAGTCCATCTTTTCGATTGGAAAAAAATGGTTTATGGTGCCCACGTTGAAGTGCGCCTTGAGGCGTTTATTCGTCCAGAAATGACATTCAGTGGGTTGCCGGCGCTCCAAGCACAAATTGTACAGGATGCCGAGCAGGCCAGAGCTTTATTAACTCATTCATATCATTCAAATTTTGAGAAGCCATAA